GCTGCCAAGACATCGCACCATGTATTCCACAAGCAGACAAGAGAGGCTTGACAGgagtcctttatttttctttttttaagagacagggtctcactttgttgctcaggctggagtgcggtggcgccgtcatagctcgctgcagccacaaactcctgggcttaagctgtcgtcccacttcagcctctcaagtagctgggactacaggcatatacacCACCATACCTGAATGATTTAcaactttttttcaaaaacagatggagtctccctctattgcccaggccgatctcaagccatcctcccaccttggcctcctaaagtgccaccgtgcccggctggccTGAGTCCTGAATGATCCCTGCCACCTCCCACTCCCCACCTTGGCTCCTGTGAGCCCCCACGTAGAGCCAGGTCCTCCGTGCATTCCGTGCCTGCCGCGCCCCTCTGAGTAGGCACGCGTGTGCATCCCGCAGAGGTTCGATGGCTTCTGGTCTAACAGCCCTACGAGGCTGAGCCAGAGTTCACCTGTGTGTGTCTCCAGGGTGACCTCTGTTCACGGTTTTCTTCATGTCTTCATTCCATAAGCATTTTCCTGGCACACCAGTGGCCATCCCCGCTTGCTCTAGGTGCCCTGTGACATCCCAAGCCTCTCGGGGCTGAGGTCAGGTCCAGGCTGCTGcagctcctgcctcaggcccctccCCGTGTCTTTCAGATCCTGGGCATGGCCTTCTCCATGACCCTCTTCCAGCACATCCACCGGACTGGTAAGAAGTACGACGCATGAGCGGGCTGGCCGGGAGTGCCCACCCCGCCCTGCTGCCCTGTGGAGGGAAGAGGATTGAGCCTTGTGTCGCCTGCCTGCGCTCTCCAGATATGACCCCTGCACCCACCCCCCACAGCCTGCCCTACCCCAcctaccctgcctcagcctcggacTTCTCAGTGGGTGGAGtgccagggaggaggaggcacaCGGAGACCTGGGGCTCGGGGCCCCTGGATTCCTGCATCTGCATATGCGTATTTGCCAAAGACGACAGGGTGGGCTGGGGTGCGCTCAGGAGGAACCCCCGGCACTGATGGGCTTCTGCCCCTGCCCTTCCTCACACTGACACTTTGTCCCCACATGGGGTGGGGAGCAGAGTGCCCGCCCCGTGGAGATACCGCCCCAGCGGGGGGTGCCACCATGGGGCACCTGGCGGGGCGGGGGTCTGCCGGCCTCTGGGCAAGGCCCCTGGAGCATCTCGCCCAGGCTTTTTATACCTTACaatgtaacttttttattttattttactctatgATTATTCAGGAATATTATCTCTCAGATAAGTTTAGGGTTAGATTTCTGATTTGTAACTTTTTACTGTGTTGATTTCTTTAATGGTTTGACTTTTTTCCCCTGAGGGTGAGGGATGGGTGGGAAGAGAGGACATCTGTCCAGTCTCTATCAGGACAGACCACCGTGCGACACCCAGGAGGCTCTCGGATGGGGCGCGCCTGCGCCCTCAGAACGTGTGGGAAGAAGGGGGCGTGGACAGGACACGGGACCTTGCCAGGCCTGGTGTCTGAGGACAGGAGCCTGGGAGAGGCGGGTGGAGCGTGAAGCAGGCTGGAGGTGCCCCTGCACGGGAGGTGGCGTTTGCTAACCAATCGAGCTGGAAATGCCAGGGCAGGGGGGCCCCACGGTGCTGTGGCAGAGCTAGAGGGGTCCTTAGACTTTTCACTGATGAGCAGTTGTTGGTtttttcattcttccttcctcccGCTCTCTGCTGGCACTCGAGGCTTCCCCTTCCACCCCATGTGGGTATTCCCACAACAGGTTCTGCACACCCCAGTTATTTCACAGACATTCCTGCTAGAAACTGTCAGACAAATACCTCTCTAGTTCGGATGCTGCTCACTTTCTCCCTTGCTTCTGGAAGGGGAAGCAGTCCTTAGGTTTTGCTGTGCTGGGACAGTGGCAGGGGACCCACAGGGGTGAGGACCCACGGTCCTCCCCACCAGCCTTGCTCAGCTGTGGGTTGCCCTGCTGGGAAGGAGGGAATCACGTCCACCTGGGTCCCAAGATCTTCGCCTCCTTCCCTGGGGCCATGGACATCAGCAGTGGGTTGGGTGGCGATTATATCATCTGTGATCCCAAggagaagaaatacagaaaacccAAGAGAGGTCAGACTGGCTCTTGTTGCCGGAGCCACGGGAAGAAAGCAGCTGGAGTCACGCACGTGCAGAGCTGGGCCTGGGAGAGAAACGGGCTGGGGAGTGAGGCCAGGAGTGGGATTCAGCTGCAGCAGGGCGCCCCCTCCAAACTGCAGCTGGTCTGGCTTACTGTTTTGCCGTTCAAAAAGGTCGCGAATCCGTGGGACTGAGCACGGGGACCTCACCCGCTAGCCAGCGTCTGCTGCACTTGATCAGGTGGGACCTTGGTGGGCGGCTGCCTTTCCTATACAGTTTGTCTTGTCACCCTGGTTTCCCACTGGGGCCAGgtctcttctccagcctccacCTGCCTGTCTGATCCAAGAGCTGAGACACGGCCACCCAGCACCAGTCACTCCTCTGTTCACCTTAAGTAACACACAAATCGGGAACAGGAGGACAGAACCGTTGGCATTATCAGGATTCGTGTTTTGCGGGGGTGGGAGTGGAGAGTAGGGTGGTCTTGTGAGTTGGGCAGGGTAAAGACCGCTTCCCTGAGACAGGGGCAGTGGTGCTGATGGAACGCGGGGGAGGCCCACATTTGAGCAAAGCTGCCCTGCCCTTGTCCCCTGGCCTGGCTTCCTGGTAAGGAGTTTCAGCCGCCTCCGCAGGAACCCCCAAAGTGCAGGTTCCGGAGCAGACACATCCGGGCGGAGAGACTCAGCACACAAGTGCTGCAGTTGCACGGTGGGACCCGAGGCCTCGTGCGTTTTTTgctgtgggtggggtgggtgggttgGTTTATGCCTATcaatgcaatttttaatttttgttaatatcAACAGCAAAAGCCTAGTGCATTGGGAGATGTGCAACCTCCCTGaaaatcttttctgtttctggagTGCTTCAGGGGTGGCCTCTGGCCCCAGAGCCTTTGCCGCAGTGcccccaccagcccccacctCATCCGTCTGTTTGCAGAGCCTCATCTACAGGACCCCACGCTGCCTTCTTTACTCACTCTGCGCTTGGCCGTTTTGTTATTTGGCTTAGTCTACATTGGGCGGGAGTCTGTGTGCACAGAGTGGGTGTTCCTCCAAGCCCCTTCCGCTCAGAGGGCCACACCCAGCGATGCCAGTGAAGGTGGCACAGCCTCTCTTCAGTTTCTCCTGACTGTGATCTCACTGGGGCAGAATTCCCCTGAGAGAATTCCCTCACTCACGGCTCCCTTTGCCAGAGTTAGTTCAATCAGGTCTGATGTGAGCAATTTACACACTTGTCTCAGAAAGTCCCTCAGGGTTTGTAGAGGACTGCAGGGGGGCATCCGCTGCAGACTCAGCCTTTCTCTGCAGCCATCCTGCAGCGGGGGTGAGCGGGCACAGGCTGAGAACTGCTCTTGGGTGGTGGGAAGCAGGTGTCACGGTGCAAGTCTCCCcctgcacccctcccccagcttgAGCCGTGTCACCCCCTCTCCCTCCAGCATGGGCCTGCGTCTCAGGCTCTCTGGAAGGCAGCCCTGCCCCGGACTCTCTTGCAGGTGTCCTGGTTTGACTTGGAACTAGGTGGCCATCTTTCCAGGCTTTGGTGGCCCAAGAGCAGTCTGGGTGGATGGAAGTGGCTGTCccctcctctccagcccctgcccacccACTGGTGGAGGTGCTAACTAGCAGGGACGTGGCATAGGATGGGAGCTGGGCGTGAGGTGCTTGGGGTCCATTCTTTGTCCCTCAGCTTCTCAGAGTCCGGCCAGCCCTTGTGTTCCCGTGCCCCCCACtttcctcctccccactgcagTGAGGCAATAGTCCAGGGTGGGGCCTGGCCTCCCTGCCCTGATTGGGGACTCAGGAGGTGAGGCCTGGGGGGCTTCCTGCCCCCTCTTTGCCCACCTGCCTGCCCCCGGGCAGCACGGGAGGGAGAGCAGGGTGAGCACGCTTGTTGGTTTCAGATGCACTTTCTGCTTGCAATGCCGTATCTGTGCGTTCCTTCATCCTGGTCCTGGCTTTATGGAACACCATGTTTTtagcatgtttttaaataaaaacggATAAAGTGTCAAAAGCACAGCAGGCTGTCTCTCAGTGGTGTGTTTTGTTCACTCAGCCAAAACTGTGACTTAGGTCGTGGTTGGTGTGAGGGACCCAGAGGGATCAGATACCACTCCTACCCTTCATCCAAGACACACCCCCAGGGGGACCTCATCTCTCTTTTGGGGCCCAGGTCACATATCTGCTGGCGTGGGGAGGGTCTCTGTCCTCTCTGGGTGCCTGAGGAATCCTAACATCCCCCCTCGAAACAGGCTGGATCAGGGGGCAGTCCCAGTGCCCGAGGCCTTCTGCCTGAGAGGCTGAAGTCCTGTCTCCGTACCAATCACCCATCACACATGGCCAGTCCTGTGGCCAGGCCCCGAAGTGTATCGTGGGACGGGTATGGAATAAGCCACTAGCAGCTTCCAGTAGGGTAAGGGGCTTCCTGTAGGGGTGGGGGCTGTCAGTTTCAGAAACAGTCTTCTTCCCAATCCCTGTGATGTTCCCGGGGTTCATCTGACCTTGATGTCTCCTAGGACTGAGGGGGCCTCACAGTGTGTCTTGGCCTTTTCAGGGTGACTGGGACAGCCTCAAAGAAGGAACAAAATCAGGATGAGGATGGTCAGCAGGGAAGGCCATTAAAACCGCGAGCAGGAAGAGCTGCTGGCTGGGCCACTGACGTTGCCGCCTTCCTGCAGTCGAAGTCTCCTGCGGCCTTGGTTGGGGTCCTGGTGTGTGGGGTTTCCTTGGCTGTCAGTCAAGGTGACCAGTTGCAGATGAGAAGCTCAGAACTCCCCTTGCTGGTCCTCACTGTGTTCATGTCCCCAGGGTGGAGGCAGGCGTGAGGGTGAGTGTGCATGGGGGTCTGAGAGCAGTTGGAGGTTTGGAGGTGAGCATCTTGAAACCCCTCTGCCTGTGGAACTCTCTCTCCCGCCTTCTCAAGGGAGTGGCCAGGTCCACACAGAATTATCCCAAAACATCAACCTCCGGGGCCCCCTCCTGCAGCCGCTGTGTCCCAGAGCCTCCAGAGACGGTGCCTTGAGTCTGAGCCACCCTCTGTCTAAGGTCCAGCTGGAGTGATGTCCCTGGGAACCTCCCCAGGATATTTACCGAGAGAGACTTTGTGGCTGTAGGGTCAGGATTGATCATGGCTGAGGAGCAGGTGACCCCCTCATCGTCTGCGGAGGACAAACCAGCTCATAGGAATTTGGGTGGATGCCACCCTGTCTCTGCTCATTCTTACTCTCGCTCCTGCCCCCAGGCCTGTTGAGATGCCCACTGGGTCACTGTGCTGTGTTTTGGGGCTTCCAGGCAATGGAACACACTGGCTGTTCTCTTATCCCTCGGCTCTGGTTGCCCTGGCTGTGCGGGAGAGGAGCATCTTCTTTTTCTGGGGACTTCTAGTGACGAGGCTAGCACCTCTGGGCTGGGTCTGGGCTCCTCGGTCTAGGGAGTGGCTGAGATGACCCTGGGGGGGGGGGGTCCCTCCTTTGCGCCCCCACTCTTGTGTGTTGTGATGGAACTGCCTCCCCATTGGTGCTCAGCAAAGGGCAAGTGAGAAAGGGTGGCTTCTGAGCCCCGCCAGCTTTCCATGGGGCCAACAGTGGCGCTTGCACAGACAAATGTCTGTTTGCCCAAAGACTTACTGAATACTCACTCGTGCCAGGCACCTAGAACACAGTCGTGGACGACACAGACCCAGTCCCTGCACTTTCAGAGCCGACCATTTAGTGGGGACCCCAGAAGAGTGCCTGTGATTGCAAGTAAGTAGTGGCAGCAATGTTCCCAGGGCACTGGGAAGCCCTGGGGGACAGTCACTGGCTGAACCTGGGGAAGTGAGGTCTCCAGAGCAAGTGATGTCAAAGCTAAGGGCTGAAGGTGGAGGTGTTCACCTGGCAAGGAGAGGCAGGAGATGTGTCCTGTGGATGCTTGTGGTCCACAGAGCTGGAGCGCAAAGGGTGAAGGTGAAGGTCTGGAGATGGGGGTGACCACCAGATCACAACCTTGAGAACCAGGCCAAGGAACTTGAAGTTCAGGCTGAGAACAGTAGGAGCTGTGGAAAGGCTTTAAGCCCAGGTGTGACAGGCTCAGATGTAGCCTTTAGAAAGCTGGCTGTGGCTGCAGTGTGGAGAGTTGTCAGGGACAGGGGAGGCCACCGGGGGACCAGGCACAGGTGCCGCAGTGATTTAGGTGACAGACGATGGAGCCTTAGGGAAGGGCAGTGGGATGGAGATGAAGCCGGAAGATTTGAGAGATGCACAGGAGAATCTGTGAGCCTTGGTGGTTAATTAGATTTATGCAAAGAGAAGGAGCGTTCTTGCCACTCGCCCAGCATGACACCCTCAACCCAGACAGGCAGATGACTAATTGTTTGCAtcaaatggatggatgaatgtgtTTTCTGGGTTCGGTGCTTCTGTGCAGGAGATGACAGAGATCAGCATGGTGCAGTTAAATCTCTTTGTTTGTGTTGAGCTGCACAGCTTGCAAAATGCTTCCATAAATGTGATCTAGGCTCCTCCTGACCAAAACGGTCTTATCGGCTGTCACTGTGCTTAAACTTTCACCATCAGAGATGCACCAAGGTGTGCATGGAAGGAGCACTGATGTGGGTGCCAGAGGACCCGGGTTAAACTCCCAGTTTGCATTTGGTGTCCCTGTGAGCCTCGGAACTTGTCTTGGTTTTGTTATTTGCAAATGAGGATAATGCCTATTTTATAGAtttgttgtggggattaaatggaGACATGTATGTAGAGGCATCCGGCTTGTTCCTGGACCAGGATAGGTGCTTGGCAAgaaattggttgaacctgggtcGCCACATGAAAGGCAGGACCCCAAGGAAGAGCAGCTTTCAGCCCAAGGACACAGGAGAGCGGTCTGGGAAGGGGCGCTGGTGTATGAAGGGAGAGTGAGCTGCCCGCAGGGGCTCAGGGAACAGGCTTCCCCATGCCTTTGTTTTGCCCTGGGCTGGCTCAGCAGCAACACTCAATATTCCACAGAAGCAAGAAGGAAGCCAGattaaataaatgtcattttgGACACAAAAATATTGACATTGCGATGGTCCCTTCTTAAAGCCGTCAGCAAAGCTTGGTAGGCTATTGATTTAGCCATCTCATTTTTGCTGACTTTAATGACAGGAGCGAGATAGACTATTGTCTCCTAAAGCTAACAAAAAGAGTAACAGCACTCCACAGGGCACGCTGGAGCCAAGCCCTCCTGATTGAAGCTGACACCCTGGAACCTCTCCTTTGCAGCCCAGAGACTACCAGGTAGCTGAGAGCCAGCTGGGGCAGAGCTGGGCACTGCCTCGTTTTCCTTGGCCCTATGTGCAGAGGAGAGAGGTGAACGGGGACACGATGGCCGCACAGTGGCCTGTGGCCGGGTCTTGCGGTTAGCACCTGTTGCCCGGAGATTTTTCTTCTGGTTACTGAGTTCTGGAACAGCCTACAGCAGTGTCCAGAGCAAGGCCAGGCTAGCTTTGGTGGTCGAGGGGAACTGCAGCCCACACGCTCTGATTTAATGACCTCAGGAAGCTCATTGTCCTTTGCCTCCCTACTCCCACCTCAACTCCTCCACTCAATTTCTGGAATCAGAATACAGTTGGTCCCTAATTTATAATGGTTCAGtttatgattttttgactttatgatggtgtgaaagtCATAGGTATTCAGTAAAAACGCTTATCACTTTCTTTCGAGTACACATAcgaccattctgtttttcattttcagtgcAGCATTCCATAAACGACATGAGATACTCAACACTTCGCTGTAAGGtgggctttgtgttagatgattttgcccactGTGGGCTAAtgcaagtgttctgagcacatttaagttTGTCTAGGTTAAGCTGTGATGTTGTaggttagggttttttttttttcctgagacggagtctcgttctgtcacccaggctggagtgcagtggcgtgatctgggttccctgcaagctccgcctcccgggttcacgccattcttctgcctcagcctcccgagtagctgggactataggcacccgccaccacgcccagctaattttttgtatttttagtaaagaagaggtttcaccgtgt
The Pan troglodytes isolate AG18354 chromosome 10, NHGRI_mPanTro3-v2.0_pri, whole genome shotgun sequence genome window above contains:
- the LOC104001423 gene encoding uncharacterized protein LOC104001423, with translation MTPAPTPHSLPYPTYPASASDFSVGGVPGRRRHTETWGSGPLDSCICICVFAKDDRVGWALLSCGLPCWEGGNHVHLGPKIFASFPGAMDISSGLGGDYIICDPKEKKYRKPKRDRGSGADGTRGRPTFEQSCPALVPWPGFLVRSFSRLRRNPQSAGSGADTSGRRDSAHKCCSCTVGPEASCVFCCGWGGWVGLCLSMQFLIFVNINSKSLVHWEMCNLPENLFCFWSASGVASGPRAFAAVPPPAPTSSVCLQSLIYRTPRCLLYSLCAWPFCYLA